TAAggtgtcaaaattattagagaaatttaattgtgcTTACAGACAGAGCGTAATAATACCTAATACATATAGAAGATGCTCATCAGACAGAAAacctatatttcctatagttttgTTGGAATTTATAGGTAGGTTTATCAAAATTCACTTATCTCATTCATCAAAAAACACTTTCAATTGGACGCTAACTTTTAACCAGTAAATGATTAATTGGTAGCTTTTTGTAGACTTTGGTCTGTATAAGCTAAGAATCCAGATTCGTTAAAGCATCTTAAAGATGAGAAAcgcatattataatattatgtacggAATATAGATAACACAAATCAACCTGTATATTTGTCTAGTTCCGTTTAGGgatatctttataattatcaCAATTACATCATTGATTAATAAGGatttcgtttttataaaacatgtatGAGCCAAATAGACTATTTCATAAATACCTGATAAGACCTTTCAGGTCACCATCAAACAcctaatgaatgaaatgattcctaataatatactattatcaatattataaatgcgaaagttagtttgtttgttaactcttcatACTTTATCTActgaaccaatcttcttgaaattttgcacacttatagtttgaagtatgcaGAAGGACATAGACTTTCATCCCGGAAGCTAGCAAATTGTAGCTTTggcttttaaatattatttagtttagaatatgatgtgaaaaagtatctgtgaaggcctaattacTGTTTCCGAgtgaaatttacgcgggcgaagccacgcgCGACCAAATTTTAGTTACgaaatatttagaatattttcttaattaattttactttctaATATTAGACAAACCTGGAAAACCTGGAATAGCTAATCATAGACAGCAAACAACACATATCCCtactaaataagaaaatacttaatgtaataaaaattagaaatagtaaaaatttagatacggaaaaaaaaagaatatacttaatttaaacatatttatttaagctttTCTACATCTCTTTTACATGCTATAGATTTTCAGAACGGCCATGATTCACCAGTGCTTAACCCATATAAACCGGATCTGAAAAAGGCAAAcatattgtgattttattaggTAATTATGCCTATGTAAAGCATTTTGTGAATTGTCATCGGAATGATCATGAAATctgtttcattaatttttctcTGCTTGATGAGTTTTAACATACACTATTTAGTGCTAACTATCCATAAATTACATCATACATACCCCCTTTTAGTCAAAATTCCATTGCCCATGTTCAAAACACTCCCTTGACATTGATTTTTCGCAGCCTCAATAACACTCTGGCAGGATCTCCCCACAAAATGGTTATAATAGATGCTGGCCGCAAAATATTGATATGCTCTGGCGTGGGAGCATTGGCTATCGGAACACCCAGGCATGGGGCTAACACCTCCGTTGGGGTAGAAGTCTGCGTCACCTATTGGCCTGTAAATCCCCTGGTACAGCCCATCCGTATGTATTATTTCTACGTATTGACCGTCTCCGGCCGATAGGGTGTTTCGGTTAGTTTGCCATAAAGGCCCAGCTGGGTCCAGACCTAAAAAAACATTCTTacttatacagggttactggtatcaaacgtaAAACCTCCTAAAGGTTGGGTAcgtcaaaacaagcaacttttatgtTACGACttttcatagtttttttttatattaaaaaaatctatctaatttgcgattctacacatcttaactctatgtagtagccaagcaacacgaggcagtaacagtagcgttatgtaacgtaatcgaacatagagttaaccttttattaaaactaaaaaaaatattttttttgtatttattacgtttggacaaaagtcgtagaacaaaacatgttagtctctatgtaccttatgcacCTTTGGAAGATTAtacgttagataccagtaaccctgtagaacaaaattttttaagagtatattaaataaaataaaaaaaatgccattattaaaattttacacaccAGTGACTCTCGCTGGTAAGCCACCAGTAGCCCTTCCGGCATTACCAACCACGTGAGCTCCCAGACTATATCCAATCAAATGCACATTATTCCAATTTCCACCGGCCGTGTTTATCAACCAGGTCAAGAAATCCCCAATATGCTGGCCAACATCTGGCACTCCTACAACTGCTGATACATAGTTCAACCCAGCAACCGTCCTCCAATCAACTACAAGTATATTAGCATCTTGTACTGTCAAAAATGCCTCTGCTAGCATAGAATTGATTTGATGGTTTCCGCTGTTAGTCCACCCGTGGGCTATCACCTTCAAGGGTCTGGAAGCTACGTAATTGGAGCTCCAGATGGAGGCGGCATTGTTGTGCGTGATTATTTGGGGAACAGTAGGATTGTACctgaaatgttaatatttgaataaaataagaaacttGACTGTAGtggtaatattatacatataatgattcctttgttgaaaataaagaataaaaaaaaacactacatCAATCAATAATCcgtatgaaaaagaaatatggtGCCAAATCGTTTTCAGTATTTCATCGGTACTTCTTCAATCCCCCTAAGGATTAAAAGCATTGGTTATTCCACATGGTTGGTCTTGAATACTTTACTAACTTTGAAAATTCACCTTGTATACAGCCAATATTCATTATTGGCGCCAGATCTAGATGCAAGAGCAGCTTCGTCGACTGTCGCATTCAGGTCTACCAATATTGGTACGCCTTCGTCTTCCGACATCCAAATGTAGCGGCTTTCGCCCTCCACATAATGGCTATTATCCCGCGGCACCGAAGGAATAGTATTGCCAACACAtactgaaaatatacaaacacattttttaacaattttgcTCAGAAAACCACaagtaaacattatattattattagtcataaattattttaaaataatgtaaaaaatgtggCGCTAATTTAACGTCACATTATAATTCCGCGTTTAAGAATGCAAACTTTGTACTCATGCATATAAAGCTCAAAAATATGCCAGAGAAAATTCGGCCTTGTGAACAAAAGGGTGTTTAAACTATTTCTCTCAAtcagctttaaaaaaaattacactcagtcatcaaaaaaaaacttttttttcgtTAACAAACGTTCGTTCACAGtagattttagaaaaattaaatattttatgaaagcaAGCTATAGAAtatcaactttaaaataaattcgtacTTTTTGAAGGCATTAAAAGGAATTATCATTAGGTAAATTAGAAAagaagaaatgaaatatttacttgtaaCAATGGCGGCGAGAACAAGAAAAACGTTCATCATTGATGAAGGCGTACCAAATCtcgaattataatgtatgcgATAACTTATATACCTATACGATTATCAAATCAAGTAGCAGTTTcggtacaatataaatattacgatTAATCGATCTCTGTTATTAATCAATTGcgtgatatataaaaaagaaacaattagATATTCACTTACTCCAAAAGAATTATATTGGAATATAATTCTTGTGATTATGTTGAAACttagaaaagtacataataGAAGTCGAACTGAAATCCggtcagaaaattgtatgaaatccCATTATTCTTTTAggagtaatataaattataacccAGCGGAAATAAATGCGATCTTTGCCGAATACGAACTTCATTAATCCAAACATAATTGTTCTCGTCTCAATCGACCGCTGCTTAAGAGATCGATTGAGAcgagataaataattataaatcttaTGAAGTGTGGTAAGCACTAACACACTGTGATATCATAAACCATGAAACTATCGATAATACTGGAACCCGTACTGCAaagaactttttgatgcaaagtatataatattgctatctctttcatctgttCCTCGACCTCTTCTTTTTGCGCTGTGCACGTGCCCCGCAAGtactaaataactaaatttaaataatgagatgaaaaaattcacTAGGATCCAGCGGCAAAGACAAAAggcaaagacaaagattatttatttgcaaaaacattagtttattttttgacaatgtgatgttaaaaaaaaagcttaatcctacatgtttcaccgtccacgggtgtgcaaatttaaatggagagaatgctatcatcccacaaaacataatcgaataaataaaagtaactaaattaactaaatttttatctgagtgtatcattaaaaaaaatcgttcaaattataataacatttatcaatcagtaaggacctgaggtgctttttaaataaattttaattcttatcTAAATTGTTGtagaattttgttataaattttaggtgccatacatacaatacttttactagTAGTGGCGTTTTAGCATGTATGTGTTTTATGGTGTAAAGAAAACGTAGTCTATAATTATTCCGATGATTTCTGAACACAACATCACAAAGGCGCATAAATGAGCATTAGATTTAGTAGATAGTTATACAATacattataactatatatattgctCGCAATACACAAGAAAGAGAGATAGGGCCACAGaagaaagagatagcaatataaGTAGCTTGTATCAGTTCTTGGGGTACGGTTTACAATATATGTTACTAACAAATAGCTAGTCAACTTTCAACGGTCCATAGGTATACTGTATTTACGGTCCATAGGTATATTTGTTAGCTATATTAACTAAGCCATTCAAGTGTTATTGGGCTAGCTATCGAGAATGCAAACATATAACACGAAAACATCACGTAAGTAACATTAATACAactgatattaattaaaagataaaatgtattaacacTGATTATCTTAAACTATCTATAGATAACCATCTATCACTGAATGGCTACATGCCGTATTGTTATTcactattgttttatataacaccagctattgcccgcggcttcgcccgcgtttatttcgtgcgtgTCCGCAACATTGGCTTTGTAAACAGACAAAACATGACGATGGCATGACGATATCTACAGTTTTCTCTATCTACGAACCATCCAatccgttttttttaatttataatttgcgTGCGTTTGAGCTCAATCTAGCCGTATGGAAAGCAAAGATGTGATCTTGAGTTACGTGTAACTGGATGCTCAAAACATGCCTTAtaggcaaataaaaatatgaatttaagaTGAAATAtgaatctaaaataaaattatgaatttaagaaagaaaatttgaatCGAGATGAACGACGAAACAGCCAAAATATAAGGTATTGTTTAGTACGCTTTAGatgaatttagattttatattgcACATCAgatcatttttaattacataacacATGACGTAcctaatttatcttttatatctTGTGGAAAACCCATGTCGTTGGATCGATAAttaccatattatttttttgatagtCAAAAACGTCattgatacaaaaatatttacgtacTAAATATCATACACTGGTTATTGACCACTTTACTTACAACTAGAAGATATGAtacaatgataataataataataacaaatataattaggacaaatcacactagCTAGCTaggagctagccccaaagtaagttcgaaacttgtgttatgggacactaactcaacgatactatatttcataacaaatgcatatatagataaacatccaagacccgggccaatcagaaaaagatcattttccatcatgacccgaccggggatcgaacccagttCAGAgccaagcactttaccacttcgccaccgaggtcgtctgaatattattattatatattagagaatattagatattatgaaaaacaacaaaagatttttatctcatattttgtaaataggtacatgATACGGTATCTGTATTCACGCATTTGATAAAAGATCATTTTGCAGCCAATTGTTATCCATTGCAATCTAATTGTTAATCAAGGCAAGAATTTCTTTTGACtgaggtacctatattttctatatatcaGTTTCCCacccaaaaacaaaaactaatgtAGCCTAACCCCGATCAGATGATTTTGAAAGACATGTACAAAGTTGAccaaattcattatttacttatattttcgCGTGATATTGCCaacttaaactttatttttctaaagttATCGTTATTCGGTGACATGACGTTGAGAAAAAGTGATAACACATTTAACTgctttaaatatgtatttaaaaaggcCAGCTGTTGCCAGTCGCCAATGCGTAGATACCATCTCTGCAACAAGAAacacacatattattttagttaccaTGAATTACAATATACCTAGAATTGTCATTTTGTAATACATTATagacattttcaaattaaaatatctgaatattttaatttgaaaatgttatctacatatttcataccatatgtacataaaaatactcaTTTCAACtatcctaaattaaaaatgagatcatttgaaataatttttaatactacgTCTCAGTACAGTTGGTATCGTAAATTCCTTACCCTCGCTTAGTAAGAACTCCATTGCCCATATTTAAATTGCTTCCAGTGCATTGTACGCTCTGCGCTTGTTGGAGAGTGCCGCACAGACGCCCGACTAGGTGGTTGAATTGAACTGTGGCAGCGAAAAATTCATAGGCACGGCTGTGAGAGCAGGTGCTGATCCAACAACCAGGCTGGGGGTTCCTCCCACCATTGGGGTAGAAGTCAGCGTGGGCAATGCGGTCGAAGATGCCGAGCAAACCGCCGTCGGTGTGGATAGCTTCAACGTACTGTCCAGCTTCGGTATTGAGGGCATTAGAGTTACCTCCCCATTGAGGTCCAGCTGGGTCCAAACCTGTTATAATAAGAAGAGTTTAtgtagaagaaaaaataacaaatttaatgtCTGTATTGTaggaataataatttgttaattaccAGTAACGCGGGCAGGCCTCCCACCAGTATGACGACCAGCATTGCCTACAACATGGGCACCCAAACTGAATCCAATTAAGTGGACATTATTCCAGTTTCCACCAGCAGTCTCGATGAGCCAGGTAAGGAAATCGCCAAGGAACTGGCCTACGCTGGGCACGGCCCAGACAGAAGTCGTGTAGAGACCACCAGCGCTTCCACGCCAATCGACGACGATGACATTAGCATCTTGGACAGCTAGGTAAGCATCTCGAACCAATGGGTTGATTGCAGAATTTCCATTGCCGTTCCAACCGTGTACGATGACAATTAAAGGTCTGCTTGCTACGTAGTTAGAATTCCAGATCGTGTTAGCATCTCCTTGTACAATCACTTGAGCATTGTTAGGgttatttctgtaaaataattataatacaaaatgaaaaaatacaaaatatacatttttataatcaatatCGTAATACTAGCTAATTTACCTAGTGAACAGCCAGTAAGCGTTATTCGCGCCATTTCTGGAGTCAGCTGCTTCTGGAGGAACAGGAGCTTCGAGATCTACTAGGTGAGGAACGCCATCACCATCAGGCATCCATATATAGCGGCTTTCTCCCTCTACATAGTGGCTATTGTCCCCTGGTACCATAGGGACAGCATTGCCAGTGCATACtggaaaaaattacttattcacTCTTTACAATCACGTATCTATTCACTATTAGCctatttatacaatacaatcaaATCATCGAACGCAACGAATTTGCTTTTGTCACAACAGATTTCTTCTAAGCATTTTAAACAActgtaatattaatacatgtgTATAATCACATGATTCACTGCATACCAGAAttccaaatcatttattaatcaaaaaaataacatcaaataaaataaatcatatactAACATGCCACGAGTGGAATCAACGCGACAAGGAGCTTCATGGTGAGTGACGACTGCCACTACGTAGGATCtagtgttatttatatttgtcattATCTCATggacataattaattacactGAAATTGATGACATATTGATAGCCAAAGATGATAATATCTATGACATTACGCGTGTTATTATGATGTTAACACCCTTACTGGCTTCACCTGCGAGCTAAGAAATCTTTAGagcaaaattcaaaattacttcttatttaagtatattttcgaCGTTAATAAAAGAGGTATTATTACACGATATTTAACGTAAATACTTTCTTATAATTCTCAGATTAGGTTTTATGACTAAACGTCTAGCTATAAAATACTCGTAGTTTCACAACCAGACCTTCGACTTATGAAGATTAGatagaattttgtaatattttttttctattgattGGACGAGAATATCTGCTTTGCGGTTCTCTATTTATTACATTCCAAAACTGTGTTTACTTTTTAGTTCTTCTTCTTACAAGTATGTTATTACTAATGCTAtcttcagattttattcaagtcggcCAAATACTATGACGTACTTATTTTGAGTATGCTGTGCCCgcttgtttttattgtagtcTTGCACCAACTCACTGTCTCTTTTCGGTTGTTTGATcagatatttcttttatctatggatcAGAGTGTATGCCACTTGTTTCAGAATTAAATTAGGCTGATTTTGAGTCACATAAACatatgttttatctttttaccGTTAAGTTAGTTGAATTCTTTACCctcagtttaattaattagaccAATATCAATGAATACATCGAATCTTAGAGTCCTAAATCTTTACTGAGCTTTCAAAGGACATTCGAATATTTTGtctgttttgttattattgtagtaTGTTGTAATTGGCAACATAGAACACAGATAATTACCagctaaaatgtaattttactataagaatgtgaaaattaatatactacGAAACACTCTTGACGGAAGTAATAGGCTACGCCAATTAGATATCGATGTTTAGATCTAAGGAACACCATGGCTAAACTGAGttgagaatattatatttgtttgaattCCTCTACGAATGAACAACCTGACTCCACTAATGGAACAATGATtttcatataggtacattatttttatcatacatgtgtgttattgttaccacaggtgtcatattttattaattaaatttatccaCTGATATTACTTTTATGAATACCGTCAGTACgcacatacacactagtgaaccaGTCTACGGGTGTGctagtttgtttgttgttttccTTCAGCGCAAGTGGTGTCTATGAATCCTacttgagtcagattggtactAAACTTGTATAGGatgagtagaattcgaacttAGGACCTTTCTACTGGACCGCTATCGCTTCAGCTTGAAATAACTTGTGTCTCTTTTCTGATATTTTAGATCTATGCTCTATCCAAATAGCTGTGtgcaaaactatatttttttcaaaacgtCTATAAAGTAATTTGACGAAAAatctaacaataaaataaatatacttgcAAACCAGACCTATTTGGAGTTTGAAGAAATATTTGGAGTAAATGAATATCTCTCTCCAAATATTACTccaaatatttcttaaattgctaacataaaattattacaattaattaaagtatttacattttgatttataattacatttttatataaaattactagtaATCTTACGATACTAATGCTAAATTACCTGACATACGTTATTACTTATAACTCCCGCCCCGccacgaaaataaaaaaaaactcattttaatatcaccgcattatatttcttcacataatttttgaaacatggttgaaaatatatttttattaagtatgttCAGTCTTTTTAGAATACGAATAATTAATGCAattgctttaaatatttattcagtaaGGCCAGTTGTTGCCGGTCGTCAATCCGTAGATGCCATTTCTGGAGaggaaaaaacaattatatatctatacagAAGTTTATTTATGGTCCTCAATAAAAAATCGATAATTAACTATCAATAGCAGAATACCGAAgctaaaaaacataatttctcaaaaaaatactacaatcttttctcataaaaaaattacatcgaAAATACTTTACCCTCGCTTTGTAAAAATGCCGTTGCCCATATTGAAATTACTGCCAGAGCATTGTACATTCTGAGCTTGTTGGATATTGCTGCAAAGACGTCCGACTAGGTGGTTGAATCGAACTGTAGCAGCGAACAGTTCATAAGCGCGGCTATGGGAGCAGGTGCTGATCCAGCACCCTGGCTGAGGGTTCCTTCCACCGTTGGGGTAGAAGTCACCGTGACCAATTCGGTTGAAGATGCCGAGCAAACCACCATCGGTGTGGATAGCTTCAACGTACTGTCCAGCTTGGGTGTTGAGTGCGTTAGCATTTCCATTCCAAGAAGGTCCAGCTGGGTCCAAACCTGAATgcaagattattttatttaaacccGTCTTGTTGAATGGCGTCCTAAAGTATTAACCAAGGGCTAAGCAGTGGTGGTCCAGTGATTAAGACCATCCGCTTGTGATCGAAAGGCCCTAGGTTCAATTCCTATACGTGCCATTGCTATATGAGtctgtataccaatctgactcatgtatagtttttatagataaccaaaatctgacacaagtgttagcaataacacactcgaaaaaaaagaaaaccagCGGCAATTctttatagtaaaaaatataagtaattaccAGTGACACGGGCAGGTCTACTACCGGTGCGTCGGCCAGCATTGCCGACGATATGTGCACCCAAACTGAATCCTACT
This DNA window, taken from Plodia interpunctella isolate USDA-ARS_2022_Savannah chromosome 2, ilPloInte3.2, whole genome shotgun sequence, encodes the following:
- the LOC128675949 gene encoding pancreatic triacylglycerol lipase-like, which encodes MMNVFLVLAAIVTICVGNTIPSVPRDNSHYVEGESRYIWMSEDEGVPILVDLNATVDEAALASRSGANNEYWLYTRYNPTVPQIITHNNAASIWSSNYVASRPLKVIAHGWTNSGNHQINSMLAEAFLTVQDANILVVDWRTVAGLNYVSAVVGVPDVGQHIGDFLTWLINTAGGNWNNVHLIGYSLGAHVVGNAGRATGGLPARVTGLDPAGPLWQTNRNTLSAGDGQYVEIIHTDGLYQGIYRPIGDADFYPNGGVSPMPGCSDSQCSHARAYQYFAASIYYNHFVGRSCQSVIEAAKNQCQGSVLNMGNGILTKRGSGLYGLSTGESWPF
- the LOC128675954 gene encoding pancreatic triacylglycerol lipase-like, producing the protein MKLLVALIPLVALCTGNAVPMVPGDNSHYVEGESRYIWMPDGDGVPHLVDLEAPVPPEAADSRNGANNAYWLFTRNNPNNAQVIVQGDANTIWNSNYVASRPLIVIVHGWNGNGNSAINPLVRDAYLAVQDANVIVVDWRGSAGGLYTTSVWAVPSVGQFLGDFLTWLIETAGGNWNNVHLIGFSLGAHVVGNAGRHTGGRPARVTGLDPAGPQWGGNSNALNTEAGQYVEAIHTDGGLLGIFDRIAHADFYPNGGRNPQPGCWISTCSHSRAYEFFAATVQFNHLVGRLCGTLQQAQSVQCTGSNLNMGNGVLTKRGDGIYALATGNSWPF